Proteins from a genomic interval of Cygnus olor isolate bCygOlo1 chromosome 9, bCygOlo1.pri.v2, whole genome shotgun sequence:
- the PHC3 gene encoding polyhomeotic-like protein 3 isoform X4, translating to MENEPNTTTCSASTTTITTTSTSRTPLPQISVYSGSDRHAVQVIQQALHRPPSSAAQYLQQMYAAQQQHLMLQTAALQQQHLSSTQFQSLATVPQIISRSQTSNTTSSSITQQTMLLGSTSPTLSASQAQMYLRAQMLIFTPATTVAAVQSDIPVVSSSSSSSCQSAATQVQNLTLRSQKLGVLSSSQNGPPKSSSQPQSLSLCANKPVTSTKGSQPDPSESNRKGDSPTPECRSTPVTRTSSIHQLITPASYSPLQPHSLVKHQQIPLHSPPPKISHHQLILQQQQQVQPIALQTPSGQEPPPSQHCLPLPSHGLPPGPSSVQSHCSPIHIHPPPLTLSPTPSQSAQQSVVVSPPPSHSPSQSPTIIIHPQALIQSQANSLVPTALQPEQGTPQQTATNPVRPIAQPLNLPPHLPLPPSPAVHIGSVDQPSLVSSGQQIVSSTPHQQYSALQSTPIPLAAPPQLSTSSTQIQQLPLQSVQSLQVQPEILSQGQVLVQNTLVSEEELPAAEALVQLPFQTLPPPQTVAVNLQVQPSVPIETPVIYQVENVCEEEMPEESDCVNMVRTPTPPTLSPPAITLGNGEALNSEEPLSDHVGIPSVTSSVSASVIKSPSDPSHASIPPPPLLLPAATTRSNSTSMPNSIPSLENKPPQAIVKPQILTHVIEGFVIQEGLEPFPVSRSSLLVEQPAEKRLLVEGQIMSVMCVESDLQNTKHADNSSDTEIEDMIAEEGLDEIENDLLKCEFCGKMGYSNKFLRSKRFCSTSCAKRHSLSCTKKFGLFTSDKTNRWNRKSDSQSLGRRGRRPSGPDGASRDHFLRQLPVTYPSAEEDLASHEDAVPAAMTTRLRRQSERERERELRELRIRKMPEGIDLLPVVQADPSVWTVDEVWAFIHSLPGCQDIADEFRAQEIDGQALLLLKEDHLMSAMNIKLGPALKICARINSLKES from the exons ATGGAGAATGAACCAAACACAACGACGTGTTCTGCATCTACGACTACTATCACTACCACCTCCACTTCCCGGACCCCGCTCCCGCAGATATCTGTCTACAGTGGCTCTGACAGGCATGCCGTCCAG GTTATTCAGCAGGCCTTGCATCGTCCTCCTAGCTCAGCTGCTCAGTACCTCCAGCAGATGTATGCAGCCCAACAGCAGCATCTAATGCTGCagactgctgctttgcagcagcagcacttaaGCAGTACCCAGTTTCAGAGTCTGGCAACTGTACCACAG ATAATAAGCCGTTCACAGACCTCcaacaccaccagcagcagtaTTACCCAACAGACTATGTTGCTGGGGAGCACCTCGCCAACCCTGAGTGCAAGCCAGGCTCAAATGTATCTACGAGCTCAAATG CTAATTTTTACTCCTGCTACCACTGTGGCTGCTGTCCAGTCTGACATTCCTGTTGTCTCAtcatcttcctcatcttcctgtCAGTCTGCAGCTACTCAG GTTCAAAACTTGACATTGCGCAGTCAGAAGTTGGGTGTGTTGTCAAGTTCGCAGAACGGCCCAccaaagagcagcagccagcctcaGTCGTTGTCTCTGTGCGCTAATAAACCTGTAACCAGTACCAAGGGCAGCCAACCAGATCCCTCAGAGAGCAATAGAAAAGGTGATAGCCCAACTCCAGAGTGTCGGAGTACGCCAGTCACACGGACATCAAGCATACATCAGTTAATAACACCAG CTTCATATTCTCCATTGCAACCTCATTCTCTGGTAAAACATCAGCAGATCCCACTTCATTCACCACCTCCAAAGATTTCGCATCATCAGCTGAtactgcaacagcagcagcaagtccAGCCGATTGCACTTCAGACTCCTTCTGGTCAGGAGCCCCCTCCGTCACAGCACTGTCTGCCACTCCCAAGCCACGGTCTTCCTCCAGGTCCCAGCAGCGTCCAGTCTCATTGCTCACCTATTCACATCCATCCTCCACCTCTAACGTTATCTCCCACTCCATCCCAGTCAGCTCAGCAGTCAGTAGTGGTCTCCCCTCCACCTTCTCACTCCCCTAGCCAGTCGCCCACAATAATTATTCATCCTCAAGCACTTATCCAGTCACAGGCAAACTCCCTCGTGCCAACAGCTCTTCAGCCTGAGCAGGGCACTCCTCAGCAAACTGCTACCAACCCAGTTCGACCAATTGCACAGCCACTTAATCTTCCGCCGCATCTCCCACTTCCACCCTCCCCTGCTGTACATATAGGATCAGTAGATCAGCCCAGCTTGGTTTCCTCGGGCCAACAGATAGTGTCCTCCACACCACACCAGCAATATTCAGCCTTGCAGTCCACACCTATCCCTCTTGCAGCTCCTCCACAGCTGTCAACATCTTCAACCCAGATTCAACAACTGCCCTTGCAGTCTGTGCAGTCGTTACAAGTGCAGCCTGAAATTCTATCCCAGGGCCAGGTTTTGGTTCAAAACACTTTGGTTTCTGAGGAAGAActtcctgctgcagaagctTTGGTCCAGCTGCCATTTCAAACTCTTCCACCACCTCAGACTGTTGCAGTAAATCTTCAAGTGCAGCCGTCAGTACCAATTGAAACTCCGGTG ATTTACCAGGTGGAGAATGTATGTGAAGAAGAGATGCCTGAGGAGTCTGATTGTGTCAATATGGTTAGGACACCGACACCGCCGACTTTGTCCCCACCAGCCATAACCTTGGGGAATGGAGAGGCACTTAATTCAGAAGAGCCTTTGTCAG ACCATGTGGGAATACCTTCAGTGACATCATCAGTCAGTGCCTCAGTAATTAAATCTCCATCTGATCCTTCGCATGCTTCTATTCCACCACCACCTCTTTTGCTTCCAGCAGCAACAACAAGGAGTAACAGCACGTCAATGCCCAATAGCATTCCTAGTCTAGAAAATAAACCTCCACAGGCTATCGTTAAACCACAAATCCTGACCCATGTTATTGAAGGCTTTGTGATTCAGGAGGGGTTGGAGCCATTCCCT GTAAGTCGTTCATCTTTGCTGGTAGAACAGCCTGCAGAAAAAAGATTGCTAGTGGAGGGTCAAATCATGAGTGTTATGTGTGTTGAATCAGACTTGCAGAATACAAAACATGCAGACAACTCATCGGACACAGAGATAGAGGATATGATTGCAGAAG AGGGACTGGATGAAATTGAAAATGATCTTCTGAAGTGTGAATTTTGTGGGAAAATGGGATATTCTAACAAGTTTCTGCGGTCAAAACGATTCTGCTCTACATCCTGTGCCAAAAG GCACAGCCTTAGTTGCACTAAGAAATTTGGGCTGTTTACATCAGACAAGACCAATCGTTGGAATCGGAAATCAGATAGCCAAAGTCTTGGGCGACGCGGGCGTCGACCGAGTGGCCCTGATGGGGCGTCACGAGATCATTTTCTTAGACAG cttccagtTACTTACCCATCCGCAGAAGAAGATCTGGCTTCTCATGAAGACGCTGTTCCAGCTGCCATGACCACGCGTCTGCGAAGACAGagtgaaagagagagggagCGTGAACTTAGGGAACTAAGAATTAGGAAAATGCCAGAGGGCATTGACTTGTTACCAGTGGTGCAAGCAGACCCATCAGTATGGACTGTTGACGAAGTTTGGGCCTTTATACATTCTTTGCCTG GTTGTCAAGATATTGCAGATGAATTTAGAGCACAAGAAATTGATGGACAAGCTCTCCTCTTGTTGAAGGAGGATCACCTTATGAGTGCAATGAATATAAAGCTTGGACCTGCGTTAAAAATCTGTGCACGTATCAATTCATTGAAAGAATCATAG
- the PHC3 gene encoding polyhomeotic-like protein 3 isoform X5: protein MENEPNTTTCSASTTTITTTSTSRTPLPQISVYSGSDRHAVQASLSGGRQCTSPTGSVTQQSSMSQTSINLSTSPTPAQIISRSQTSNTTSSSITQQTMLLGSTSPTLSASQAQMYLRAQMLIFTPATTVAAVQSDIPVVSSSSSSSCQSAATQVQNLTLRSQKLGVLSSSQNGPPKSSSQPQSLSLCANKPVTSTKGSQPDPSESNRKGDSPTPECRSTPVTRTSSIHQLITPASYSPLQPHSLVKHQQIPLHSPPPKISHHQLILQQQQQVQPIALQTPSGQEPPPSQHCLPLPSHGLPPGPSSVQSHCSPIHIHPPPLTLSPTPSQSAQQSVVVSPPPSHSPSQSPTIIIHPQALIQSQANSLVPTALQPEQGTPQQTATNPVRPIAQPLNLPPHLPLPPSPAVHIGSVDQPSLVSSGQQIVSSTPHQQYSALQSTPIPLAAPPQLSTSSTQIQQLPLQSVQSLQVQPEILSQGQVLVQNTLVSEEELPAAEALVQLPFQTLPPPQTVAVNLQVQPSVPIETPVIYQVENVCEEEMPEESDCVNMVRTPTPPTLSPPAITLGNGEALNSEEPLSDHVGIPSVTSSVSASVIKSPSDPSHASIPPPPLLLPAATTRSNSTSMPNSIPSLENKPPQAIVKPQILTHVIEGFVIQEGLEPFPVSRSSLLVEQPAEKRLLVEGQIMSVMCVESDLQNTKHADNSSDTEIEDMIAEEGLDEIENDLLKCEFCGKMGYSNKFLRSKRFCSTSCAKRHSLSCTKKFGLFTSDKTNRWNRKSDSQSLGRRGRRPSGPDGASRDHFLRQLPVTYPSAEEDLASHEDAVPAAMTTRLRRQSERERERELRELRIRKMPEGIDLLPVVQADPSVWTVDEVWAFIHSLPGCQDIADEFRAQEIDGQALLLLKEDHLMSAMNIKLGPALKICARINSLKES from the exons ATGGAGAATGAACCAAACACAACGACGTGTTCTGCATCTACGACTACTATCACTACCACCTCCACTTCCCGGACCCCGCTCCCGCAGATATCTGTCTACAGTGGCTCTGACAGGCATGCCGTCCAG GCAAGCCTGTCAGGTGGGAGGCAATGTACTTCCCCCACTGGGAGTGTCACTCAGCAGTCAAGCATGTCGCAGACCTCG aTTAACCTCTCCACCTCTCCTACACCTGCACAGATAATAAGCCGTTCACAGACCTCcaacaccaccagcagcagtaTTACCCAACAGACTATGTTGCTGGGGAGCACCTCGCCAACCCTGAGTGCAAGCCAGGCTCAAATGTATCTACGAGCTCAAATG CTAATTTTTACTCCTGCTACCACTGTGGCTGCTGTCCAGTCTGACATTCCTGTTGTCTCAtcatcttcctcatcttcctgtCAGTCTGCAGCTACTCAG GTTCAAAACTTGACATTGCGCAGTCAGAAGTTGGGTGTGTTGTCAAGTTCGCAGAACGGCCCAccaaagagcagcagccagcctcaGTCGTTGTCTCTGTGCGCTAATAAACCTGTAACCAGTACCAAGGGCAGCCAACCAGATCCCTCAGAGAGCAATAGAAAAGGTGATAGCCCAACTCCAGAGTGTCGGAGTACGCCAGTCACACGGACATCAAGCATACATCAGTTAATAACACCAG CTTCATATTCTCCATTGCAACCTCATTCTCTGGTAAAACATCAGCAGATCCCACTTCATTCACCACCTCCAAAGATTTCGCATCATCAGCTGAtactgcaacagcagcagcaagtccAGCCGATTGCACTTCAGACTCCTTCTGGTCAGGAGCCCCCTCCGTCACAGCACTGTCTGCCACTCCCAAGCCACGGTCTTCCTCCAGGTCCCAGCAGCGTCCAGTCTCATTGCTCACCTATTCACATCCATCCTCCACCTCTAACGTTATCTCCCACTCCATCCCAGTCAGCTCAGCAGTCAGTAGTGGTCTCCCCTCCACCTTCTCACTCCCCTAGCCAGTCGCCCACAATAATTATTCATCCTCAAGCACTTATCCAGTCACAGGCAAACTCCCTCGTGCCAACAGCTCTTCAGCCTGAGCAGGGCACTCCTCAGCAAACTGCTACCAACCCAGTTCGACCAATTGCACAGCCACTTAATCTTCCGCCGCATCTCCCACTTCCACCCTCCCCTGCTGTACATATAGGATCAGTAGATCAGCCCAGCTTGGTTTCCTCGGGCCAACAGATAGTGTCCTCCACACCACACCAGCAATATTCAGCCTTGCAGTCCACACCTATCCCTCTTGCAGCTCCTCCACAGCTGTCAACATCTTCAACCCAGATTCAACAACTGCCCTTGCAGTCTGTGCAGTCGTTACAAGTGCAGCCTGAAATTCTATCCCAGGGCCAGGTTTTGGTTCAAAACACTTTGGTTTCTGAGGAAGAActtcctgctgcagaagctTTGGTCCAGCTGCCATTTCAAACTCTTCCACCACCTCAGACTGTTGCAGTAAATCTTCAAGTGCAGCCGTCAGTACCAATTGAAACTCCGGTG ATTTACCAGGTGGAGAATGTATGTGAAGAAGAGATGCCTGAGGAGTCTGATTGTGTCAATATGGTTAGGACACCGACACCGCCGACTTTGTCCCCACCAGCCATAACCTTGGGGAATGGAGAGGCACTTAATTCAGAAGAGCCTTTGTCAG ACCATGTGGGAATACCTTCAGTGACATCATCAGTCAGTGCCTCAGTAATTAAATCTCCATCTGATCCTTCGCATGCTTCTATTCCACCACCACCTCTTTTGCTTCCAGCAGCAACAACAAGGAGTAACAGCACGTCAATGCCCAATAGCATTCCTAGTCTAGAAAATAAACCTCCACAGGCTATCGTTAAACCACAAATCCTGACCCATGTTATTGAAGGCTTTGTGATTCAGGAGGGGTTGGAGCCATTCCCT GTAAGTCGTTCATCTTTGCTGGTAGAACAGCCTGCAGAAAAAAGATTGCTAGTGGAGGGTCAAATCATGAGTGTTATGTGTGTTGAATCAGACTTGCAGAATACAAAACATGCAGACAACTCATCGGACACAGAGATAGAGGATATGATTGCAGAAG AGGGACTGGATGAAATTGAAAATGATCTTCTGAAGTGTGAATTTTGTGGGAAAATGGGATATTCTAACAAGTTTCTGCGGTCAAAACGATTCTGCTCTACATCCTGTGCCAAAAG GCACAGCCTTAGTTGCACTAAGAAATTTGGGCTGTTTACATCAGACAAGACCAATCGTTGGAATCGGAAATCAGATAGCCAAAGTCTTGGGCGACGCGGGCGTCGACCGAGTGGCCCTGATGGGGCGTCACGAGATCATTTTCTTAGACAG cttccagtTACTTACCCATCCGCAGAAGAAGATCTGGCTTCTCATGAAGACGCTGTTCCAGCTGCCATGACCACGCGTCTGCGAAGACAGagtgaaagagagagggagCGTGAACTTAGGGAACTAAGAATTAGGAAAATGCCAGAGGGCATTGACTTGTTACCAGTGGTGCAAGCAGACCCATCAGTATGGACTGTTGACGAAGTTTGGGCCTTTATACATTCTTTGCCTG GTTGTCAAGATATTGCAGATGAATTTAGAGCACAAGAAATTGATGGACAAGCTCTCCTCTTGTTGAAGGAGGATCACCTTATGAGTGCAATGAATATAAAGCTTGGACCTGCGTTAAAAATCTGTGCACGTATCAATTCATTGAAAGAATCATAG
- the PHC3 gene encoding polyhomeotic-like protein 3 isoform X6 has protein sequence MENEPNTTTCSASTTTITTTSTSRTPLPQISVYSGSDRHAVQASLSGGRQCTSPTGSVTQQSSMSQTSIISRSQTSNTTSSSITQQTMLLGSTSPTLSASQAQMYLRAQMLIFTPATTVAAVQSDIPVVSSSSSSSCQSAATQVQNLTLRSQKLGVLSSSQNGPPKSSSQPQSLSLCANKPVTSTKGSQPDPSESNRKGDSPTPECRSTPVTRTSSIHQLITPASYSPLQPHSLVKHQQIPLHSPPPKISHHQLILQQQQQVQPIALQTPSGQEPPPSQHCLPLPSHGLPPGPSSVQSHCSPIHIHPPPLTLSPTPSQSAQQSVVVSPPPSHSPSQSPTIIIHPQALIQSQANSLVPTALQPEQGTPQQTATNPVRPIAQPLNLPPHLPLPPSPAVHIGSVDQPSLVSSGQQIVSSTPHQQYSALQSTPIPLAAPPQLSTSSTQIQQLPLQSVQSLQVQPEILSQGQVLVQNTLVSEEELPAAEALVQLPFQTLPPPQTVAVNLQVQPSVPIETPVIYQVENVCEEEMPEESDCVNMVRTPTPPTLSPPAITLGNGEALNSEEPLSDHVGIPSVTSSVSASVIKSPSDPSHASIPPPPLLLPAATTRSNSTSMPNSIPSLENKPPQAIVKPQILTHVIEGFVIQEGLEPFPVSRSSLLVEQPAEKRLLVEGQIMSVMCVESDLQNTKHADNSSDTEIEDMIAEEGLDEIENDLLKCEFCGKMGYSNKFLRSKRFCSTSCAKRHSLSCTKKFGLFTSDKTNRWNRKSDSQSLGRRGRRPSGPDGASRDHFLRQLPVTYPSAEEDLASHEDAVPAAMTTRLRRQSERERERELRELRIRKMPEGIDLLPVVQADPSVWTVDEVWAFIHSLPGCQDIADEFRAQEIDGQALLLLKEDHLMSAMNIKLGPALKICARINSLKES, from the exons ATGGAGAATGAACCAAACACAACGACGTGTTCTGCATCTACGACTACTATCACTACCACCTCCACTTCCCGGACCCCGCTCCCGCAGATATCTGTCTACAGTGGCTCTGACAGGCATGCCGTCCAG GCAAGCCTGTCAGGTGGGAGGCAATGTACTTCCCCCACTGGGAGTGTCACTCAGCAGTCAAGCATGTCGCAGACCTCG ATAATAAGCCGTTCACAGACCTCcaacaccaccagcagcagtaTTACCCAACAGACTATGTTGCTGGGGAGCACCTCGCCAACCCTGAGTGCAAGCCAGGCTCAAATGTATCTACGAGCTCAAATG CTAATTTTTACTCCTGCTACCACTGTGGCTGCTGTCCAGTCTGACATTCCTGTTGTCTCAtcatcttcctcatcttcctgtCAGTCTGCAGCTACTCAG GTTCAAAACTTGACATTGCGCAGTCAGAAGTTGGGTGTGTTGTCAAGTTCGCAGAACGGCCCAccaaagagcagcagccagcctcaGTCGTTGTCTCTGTGCGCTAATAAACCTGTAACCAGTACCAAGGGCAGCCAACCAGATCCCTCAGAGAGCAATAGAAAAGGTGATAGCCCAACTCCAGAGTGTCGGAGTACGCCAGTCACACGGACATCAAGCATACATCAGTTAATAACACCAG CTTCATATTCTCCATTGCAACCTCATTCTCTGGTAAAACATCAGCAGATCCCACTTCATTCACCACCTCCAAAGATTTCGCATCATCAGCTGAtactgcaacagcagcagcaagtccAGCCGATTGCACTTCAGACTCCTTCTGGTCAGGAGCCCCCTCCGTCACAGCACTGTCTGCCACTCCCAAGCCACGGTCTTCCTCCAGGTCCCAGCAGCGTCCAGTCTCATTGCTCACCTATTCACATCCATCCTCCACCTCTAACGTTATCTCCCACTCCATCCCAGTCAGCTCAGCAGTCAGTAGTGGTCTCCCCTCCACCTTCTCACTCCCCTAGCCAGTCGCCCACAATAATTATTCATCCTCAAGCACTTATCCAGTCACAGGCAAACTCCCTCGTGCCAACAGCTCTTCAGCCTGAGCAGGGCACTCCTCAGCAAACTGCTACCAACCCAGTTCGACCAATTGCACAGCCACTTAATCTTCCGCCGCATCTCCCACTTCCACCCTCCCCTGCTGTACATATAGGATCAGTAGATCAGCCCAGCTTGGTTTCCTCGGGCCAACAGATAGTGTCCTCCACACCACACCAGCAATATTCAGCCTTGCAGTCCACACCTATCCCTCTTGCAGCTCCTCCACAGCTGTCAACATCTTCAACCCAGATTCAACAACTGCCCTTGCAGTCTGTGCAGTCGTTACAAGTGCAGCCTGAAATTCTATCCCAGGGCCAGGTTTTGGTTCAAAACACTTTGGTTTCTGAGGAAGAActtcctgctgcagaagctTTGGTCCAGCTGCCATTTCAAACTCTTCCACCACCTCAGACTGTTGCAGTAAATCTTCAAGTGCAGCCGTCAGTACCAATTGAAACTCCGGTG ATTTACCAGGTGGAGAATGTATGTGAAGAAGAGATGCCTGAGGAGTCTGATTGTGTCAATATGGTTAGGACACCGACACCGCCGACTTTGTCCCCACCAGCCATAACCTTGGGGAATGGAGAGGCACTTAATTCAGAAGAGCCTTTGTCAG ACCATGTGGGAATACCTTCAGTGACATCATCAGTCAGTGCCTCAGTAATTAAATCTCCATCTGATCCTTCGCATGCTTCTATTCCACCACCACCTCTTTTGCTTCCAGCAGCAACAACAAGGAGTAACAGCACGTCAATGCCCAATAGCATTCCTAGTCTAGAAAATAAACCTCCACAGGCTATCGTTAAACCACAAATCCTGACCCATGTTATTGAAGGCTTTGTGATTCAGGAGGGGTTGGAGCCATTCCCT GTAAGTCGTTCATCTTTGCTGGTAGAACAGCCTGCAGAAAAAAGATTGCTAGTGGAGGGTCAAATCATGAGTGTTATGTGTGTTGAATCAGACTTGCAGAATACAAAACATGCAGACAACTCATCGGACACAGAGATAGAGGATATGATTGCAGAAG AGGGACTGGATGAAATTGAAAATGATCTTCTGAAGTGTGAATTTTGTGGGAAAATGGGATATTCTAACAAGTTTCTGCGGTCAAAACGATTCTGCTCTACATCCTGTGCCAAAAG GCACAGCCTTAGTTGCACTAAGAAATTTGGGCTGTTTACATCAGACAAGACCAATCGTTGGAATCGGAAATCAGATAGCCAAAGTCTTGGGCGACGCGGGCGTCGACCGAGTGGCCCTGATGGGGCGTCACGAGATCATTTTCTTAGACAG cttccagtTACTTACCCATCCGCAGAAGAAGATCTGGCTTCTCATGAAGACGCTGTTCCAGCTGCCATGACCACGCGTCTGCGAAGACAGagtgaaagagagagggagCGTGAACTTAGGGAACTAAGAATTAGGAAAATGCCAGAGGGCATTGACTTGTTACCAGTGGTGCAAGCAGACCCATCAGTATGGACTGTTGACGAAGTTTGGGCCTTTATACATTCTTTGCCTG GTTGTCAAGATATTGCAGATGAATTTAGAGCACAAGAAATTGATGGACAAGCTCTCCTCTTGTTGAAGGAGGATCACCTTATGAGTGCAATGAATATAAAGCTTGGACCTGCGTTAAAAATCTGTGCACGTATCAATTCATTGAAAGAATCATAG